Proteins found in one Salvelinus sp. IW2-2015 unplaced genomic scaffold, ASM291031v2 Un_scaffold1132, whole genome shotgun sequence genomic segment:
- the LOC139024174 gene encoding uncharacterized protein: MGSTIGSTLGSTIGSTLGSTIGSTLGSTIGSNTGLNHCSTWVNPIGSTTAQPIGSTLGSTIGSTLGSTIGSTLGSTIGSSMGSTIGSSMGSTIXSSMGSTIGSTLGSSMGSTYSKTPPAALVQCIVL; the protein is encoded by the exons AtgggctcaaccattggctcaacactgggctcaaccattggctcaacactgggctcaaccattggctcaacactgggctcaaccattggctcaaacACTGGGCTCAACCATTGCTCAACATGGGTCAACCCCATTGGCTCAACCACTGCTCAACCAATTGGCTCAACACtgggctcaaccattggctcaacactgggctcaaccattggctcaacactgggctcaaccattggctcatccatgggctcaaccattggctcatcCATGGGCTCAACCATTGYCTCATCCAtgggctcaaccattggctcaacccTTGGCTCATCCATGGGCTCAACATACTCCAAG ACACCGCCAGCAGCTCTGGTGCAGTGTATCGTCCTCTGA